The Fibrobacter sp. UWB16 genomic interval CCGCGAAAGCGGGAATCTCCATTTCAGCAAAAGGAGATGCCCGACTAAATCGGGCATGACATTGTGAGAAAAACTTTATATAGAATTTTTCTACATACCTTATTATGTTTGCCGAACATATTCTATTCGGCATTTTTTGCAGTCGTTTTCCCGATTTACAAGGTTTTGCACAAGAAGCGCGCCTACGGGCGCGTTGAAAAGCACTTGGCAGCCGCAAAGGAATACGTTATACGGAAAAGCGACGATACAAACAAAATGCCGCGCAATATGAAAAGTCCGAACCCAGATGCGCTTGCAACAATAAATGCGCGCGACACATTCAAAGGCATTTTCTGGAATGCGCTTGAATCCTACCGCGGACTCGCACATATCAAAAGCGTTGAAAAGCGAATCGTGTACGAAAACGAACACATCATCCAGGGCGCCATCGCTGAATGTGCTAAACAAAACGCCCCCATCGCTGGCATCAGCATACACCAGGGTGCATTCGAACTTTTGCACCGCGCTCTTTGCCGCTACAGCGAACACGTACACCTCATTACAGATTCCGTCGGCGACATCGCATTCCGCGAAGTCCTCAAAGACCTCCGCAGCGACCCGCACCTGACCGAATATCATCCCGACGAAACAGGTTGCCTTATCCGCGAACTATTCCGCACTAAAGGCATTTTAGCGATGGTCATCGACCAAGGCAAGCATACCAAAGGGAACACAGTCTCGCTATTCGGTCGCCCCAGCACACTCTACTTGCGCCTCCCGCAAAAAATAAACGAGATGGGAGCAGGAATCGTCACATTCCGCACGTGGAGCGAAAAGAAGCGCATCGTCATCCGCTTCGAAAAATATTACCCGCCAAAGTACGACGTAACACACAAGCCACCGCACATCAACCAGAACACCATAAGCGCCCCAACATGCGGAACGCACGCAGGCTCAAGCGACGAACGCGCAAACGCAACAATCGACAACAGCCCGCTCGTCACGGGAATCGCGCGCGAAGTCGAAACGTGGATTGCCGAGCACCCC includes:
- a CDS encoding lauroyl acyltransferase; the protein is MPNIFYSAFFAVVFPIYKVLHKKRAYGRVEKHLAAAKEYVIRKSDDTNKMPRNMKSPNPDALATINARDTFKGIFWNALESYRGLAHIKSVEKRIVYENEHIIQGAIAECAKQNAPIAGISIHQGAFELLHRALCRYSEHVHLITDSVGDIAFREVLKDLRSDPHLTEYHPDETGCLIRELFRTKGILAMVIDQGKHTKGNTVSLFGRPSTLYLRLPQKINEMGAGIVTFRTWSEKKRIVIRFEKYYPPKYDVTHKPPHINQNTISAPTCGTHAGSSDERANATIDNSPLVTGIAREVETWIAEHPEQWSWNYHGNFIATL